Proteins from a genomic interval of Symmachiella macrocystis:
- the rfbA gene encoding glucose-1-phosphate thymidylyltransferase RfbA → MPLKGIVLAGGAGTRLHPVTRVINKQLLPVYDKPMVYYPLSTLMLAGIRDVLIISTPEDLPLFQTLLGDGSQWGMRLSFIVQPTPAGLAQAFVLGEEFIGDDPVCLILGDNIFYGHDLQFALENAGKSTAGATVFAYYVRDPQRYGVVNFDADGRAIDIEEKPTHPKSNYAVTGLYFYDNRVIEIAKNLKPSARGELEITDVNRRYLNDGELRIELLGRGSAWLDTGTPASLLQAASFIEAVEQRQGLKISCPEEIAYRMGFIDAAQLRALAEPLKKNTYGEYLLEIADGESSPLIEDRDSRVRREND, encoded by the coding sequence ATGCCTTTAAAAGGAATCGTTCTCGCCGGTGGCGCGGGAACCCGGTTACACCCGGTCACACGTGTCATCAATAAACAACTGTTGCCGGTCTACGACAAACCGATGGTCTATTATCCGCTCAGCACCCTCATGCTGGCGGGAATTCGCGATGTTTTGATCATCAGCACGCCCGAGGATTTGCCGCTCTTTCAAACGCTGTTGGGGGATGGCTCGCAATGGGGCATGCGGTTGAGTTTTATCGTACAACCGACTCCGGCAGGCCTGGCACAGGCATTTGTTCTCGGTGAGGAATTCATTGGCGACGACCCGGTTTGCCTGATTTTGGGTGACAATATCTTTTACGGACACGACCTACAGTTCGCATTGGAGAATGCGGGGAAATCCACAGCCGGTGCGACCGTGTTCGCCTATTATGTCCGTGACCCACAGCGATACGGTGTCGTCAATTTCGACGCCGACGGCCGGGCGATCGACATCGAAGAAAAACCAACCCATCCCAAATCGAATTACGCGGTTACGGGGCTGTACTTCTACGACAATCGTGTGATCGAAATCGCCAAAAACCTGAAGCCCTCTGCTCGTGGTGAGCTGGAAATCACGGATGTGAATCGCCGCTATTTGAACGATGGAGAGTTGCGGATTGAGCTATTAGGACGCGGCAGCGCCTGGTTGGATACGGGAACCCCCGCATCGCTGCTGCAAGCGGCCTCATTCATCGAAGCGGTTGAGCAACGACAAGGCTTAAAGATCTCTTGCCCGGAAGAGATCGCGTATCGTATGGGATTTATTGATGCTGCGCAACTCCGCGCATTGGCCGAGCCTCTTAAAAAGAATACGTACGGAGAATATCTACTGGAAATCGCCGACGGAGAATCGTCACCGTTGATCGAAGACCGCGATAGTCGTGTCCGCCGCGAGAATGATTAA
- a CDS encoding glycosyltransferase family 2 protein, with translation MPRAIDKKTETPNPRRRGGIDTGKHAIVLDTQSCHEIEPCSQTSLVCAGPPVTIVLAAYNGQEYIREQIESLQQQTYANWTLLVRDDSSSDRTVDIVRELANHDDRITLLNDAQGWLGTTQNFGTLLKAAYDADAPYVLFADQDDVWHPEKIARQMELILCAEDEDGRNVPQLVHSDLAVVDEELRLIHDSFMGYEGLAHSPHQPLKTLLVQNFVTGCTALVNRALLELAVPIPTDAALHDWWLALCAATTGRIHYLPAATVRYRQHSKNCVGARSTHVHIGRLLSNLPAYVGRHTANLTAGIGQARTLLRRLESTTNADDDRAQLVRLFCQKFESQQGKFQRISRVMKLGIRRQSRLKQLSLLLQLPLVPVLPQ, from the coding sequence ATGCCTCGCGCCATTGACAAAAAAACCGAGACCCCCAATCCACGCCGCCGAGGCGGTATTGATACGGGAAAGCATGCGATAGTGTTAGACACCCAGAGCTGCCACGAAATCGAGCCATGTTCGCAAACGTCCCTGGTCTGCGCCGGGCCGCCGGTGACGATCGTCCTGGCCGCTTACAACGGCCAAGAATACATTCGCGAACAAATCGAAAGCCTGCAACAACAAACCTATGCCAATTGGACCTTGCTGGTTCGGGACGATAGTTCCAGCGACCGCACGGTCGATATTGTGCGGGAGTTAGCGAACCACGACGATCGCATTACGCTGCTCAACGATGCGCAAGGCTGGTTGGGGACCACGCAAAATTTCGGCACATTGCTCAAAGCGGCCTATGACGCCGATGCCCCCTATGTCCTCTTCGCCGATCAGGATGATGTTTGGCATCCCGAAAAAATCGCACGGCAGATGGAGCTGATTCTCTGTGCGGAAGACGAAGATGGTCGCAATGTCCCGCAACTGGTGCATTCCGACTTGGCGGTCGTGGATGAAGAACTGCGGTTGATTCACGACTCCTTTATGGGCTACGAAGGCTTGGCTCATTCGCCCCATCAACCACTCAAGACGTTGCTGGTTCAAAATTTTGTCACCGGGTGTACAGCCCTGGTCAATCGCGCATTGTTGGAATTGGCTGTGCCGATTCCTACCGATGCGGCGCTGCACGACTGGTGGTTGGCCTTGTGCGCAGCGACGACCGGCCGGATTCATTATTTGCCGGCTGCCACAGTTCGCTATCGGCAGCATAGCAAAAATTGCGTCGGGGCACGGAGCACGCATGTGCATATCGGCCGACTGTTATCGAATTTGCCTGCCTATGTGGGACGGCATACCGCAAACCTGACCGCTGGAATCGGCCAAGCGCGCACGTTGTTGCGACGGTTGGAGTCGACCACGAACGCCGACGACGATCGGGCGCAACTTGTGCGGCTGTTTTGTCAGAAATTTGAAAGCCAGCAAGGGAAGTTCCAAAGGATTTCCCGCGTCATGAAACTCGGGATCCGCCGCCAATCACGGTTGAAGCAACTCTCCTTGTTGCTGCAATTGCCGCTGGTCCCCGTCTTGCCGCAATGA
- a CDS encoding type II secretion system protein GspD encodes MGKALGLFACGSLITASLWCGHQGFAAETNSKRSASQKNDTTAASRERSSRALLRLGKELYAKGRYEDAVRSFRAATYAPGNLAKEERAQLEQYLSRAERKLKALPRGITARGQSPEPSNPFAVAAQGLGSADRKAAVKKWLANARHEFERGNVAAAEKTALQAANIKVRFGLLEDSPQRLLEDIAAYKRKANESVFDDTNTVTRAQSTNDFEIRQAGGTQPATRRFPTGVPGDIVQVAGSQPAEAPHDEWRVKADSLMQKAREAAESKRLNEAYRHALSAQQLERKGKVQYGDGEMSPTAFIEVLNSMEEKALVATGKPDAIKIQAQRLLAAAERDIASGNFEAAYKKVDQAESMDVAYDLLEKRPKSVRMNIAEAENAEANKFVQGGRYQRSTGNQFPSAAEKSATPFETTQEANSPKAQAVSLIKQARKDLAAGDIEAARQKAVQAREIPVAYDVFDDQPRLVLADIARQERMSNIAANDNLFEEEPVNPFAEPAAAPVKTDLNADKRQALKLLNQARLDLKAKDVDSAHEKAKMAAQLGVKFGVMDDSPEKVLADIDYFNNSGKQAQRFAQRDTEIQAASGDRDKGQVENADDAEIAFQVDESTTDDKALATQLLNEARNYADKGRYDAARAKAMEAQKLDVAYDPFDDDPSQVLKWIAKAEAAISTPAAVSFDEENDNNQSFTQSDKSGLDLFNAGESELRSGNRSQAYQYFLQAHHTGDRLSPRRAQQLQDYLQELRPRRDNKLRQVQYLADEGELATPQSGDNGGSLLPTVDNERKVAYSKLRNDVMNADFRAERLKTSEPEKALQLLGETLTKVENSDLPRDMLQPMIRRINRKRESIKSYQVQHAPVIAQQNHNAEVRNDIKRDVEIAIRIEQDFADKVDEFNQLVKEQRYAEAEVIAKQAKELSPESPEAEVMILKSKFLRNISRSEDIRTRKQDEFLNALQDVDEASIPFTADYAMPAPKEWLEMTARRKKFAGDNRRRTEAEERIERNLERPVSLHFDNEPLANVLNHLGSLADVNLWIDDEGLEDEGVTTNTPVTINVDGIQLKSALNLLLEHRHLGYMIKNEVLQITSDIRRQGEVMAVTYSVADLVVPIPNFGTPSTMMGPAASTSNPAFNAGLDYDGSSQMNVSGGQKFFDVPAAGGQTPFGGIPGLPGARTPQLGGGSGADFDSLIDLITTTVSPDTWEEVGGPGTISEFETTLSLVIRQTQQVHEEIAELLDQLRRLQDLQVTIEVRFVAVSDRFFERIGIDFDFDVQDNVGGPNPPIGGWGTTTPPNGTYPNVTLQSGAAGGTTGTTGTTGTTGTAGTAGTAGTAGTAGTAGGTAGTTGGTAGSTGFFSDPPLRQLPDLDNYPKYGSIVGYSNANGGAFSPDLDVPFRQGSFDIGVPDFGNFQAEAGINMGIAILSDIETFFFINAATGDERSNIMFAPKVTLFNGQTATVTSQVQRPFVTSLIPVVGFFSVGFQPVIQTIADGVQMQVQAVISADRRYVRLTVIPQFSNVTDVFTFSFVSGGGGVAGGAGGAGGGAAGGVGGGGIGGGGVGGAGGGVGGGLGGAGGLGGGGAAGGLGGAGGVGGGTGGIGGSGGTAGTTGTAGTSGAAAGGSITVQQPVVEIVQVVTTVSVPDGGTVLLGGIKRLREGRNMAGVPILNKIPYISRLFKNSGVGRETESLMLMVTPRIIIQEEEEELLGVPL; translated from the coding sequence TTGGGTAAGGCACTAGGATTATTCGCCTGTGGTAGCCTCATCACTGCATCGTTGTGGTGTGGGCATCAAGGTTTCGCCGCTGAGACAAACTCGAAGCGTTCTGCATCACAGAAGAACGATACGACTGCCGCATCACGCGAGCGGTCGTCACGAGCTTTGTTAAGACTCGGCAAGGAATTGTACGCCAAGGGACGTTACGAGGACGCGGTTCGGTCATTCCGAGCTGCGACATATGCTCCCGGAAATCTCGCCAAGGAAGAACGGGCGCAACTCGAACAATATTTGTCACGCGCCGAACGCAAACTGAAAGCACTGCCTCGTGGGATCACGGCTCGTGGCCAATCGCCCGAACCATCCAATCCGTTCGCCGTCGCGGCGCAAGGTCTTGGATCGGCTGATCGCAAGGCGGCCGTCAAAAAATGGTTGGCCAATGCCCGCCATGAATTCGAACGCGGTAATGTCGCCGCCGCCGAAAAGACGGCACTGCAAGCCGCGAACATCAAAGTCCGCTTTGGACTGTTGGAAGACAGCCCACAACGGCTGTTGGAAGACATTGCGGCCTACAAACGCAAAGCCAACGAAAGTGTGTTCGACGACACCAATACGGTGACCCGCGCACAAAGCACGAATGATTTTGAAATCCGTCAAGCTGGCGGAACACAACCTGCGACGCGTCGATTCCCCACCGGAGTTCCCGGGGACATCGTCCAAGTCGCCGGCAGCCAACCGGCTGAAGCTCCGCATGACGAATGGCGCGTCAAAGCCGATTCGTTAATGCAAAAAGCGCGTGAAGCGGCCGAATCGAAACGCCTCAACGAAGCGTATCGCCACGCCTTAAGCGCACAACAACTCGAACGCAAAGGCAAAGTTCAATACGGTGACGGCGAAATGTCACCCACCGCCTTTATCGAAGTGCTCAACAGCATGGAAGAAAAAGCGTTGGTCGCCACCGGAAAGCCGGATGCCATTAAAATTCAGGCACAACGCCTGCTGGCTGCTGCCGAACGGGACATCGCCTCCGGAAACTTTGAAGCGGCCTATAAGAAGGTCGACCAAGCCGAAAGCATGGACGTCGCTTACGATCTGTTGGAAAAACGGCCCAAGTCGGTTCGTATGAACATTGCTGAAGCTGAAAACGCGGAAGCCAACAAATTCGTCCAAGGTGGACGTTACCAACGTTCGACCGGCAACCAATTTCCTTCGGCCGCTGAGAAATCAGCAACCCCGTTCGAAACGACTCAAGAAGCCAATTCGCCCAAAGCTCAAGCCGTAAGCTTGATCAAACAGGCCCGCAAGGATCTGGCAGCCGGCGATATTGAAGCCGCCCGACAAAAGGCGGTGCAAGCACGAGAGATTCCCGTCGCTTATGACGTGTTCGACGATCAACCCCGGCTGGTCCTCGCGGACATCGCCCGGCAAGAACGGATGTCCAACATCGCGGCGAACGATAACCTCTTCGAAGAAGAACCGGTCAATCCCTTTGCCGAACCGGCCGCTGCTCCGGTGAAAACCGATCTGAACGCCGATAAGCGGCAAGCTTTGAAATTGCTGAACCAAGCCCGCTTGGACCTGAAGGCGAAAGACGTCGACAGTGCCCATGAGAAGGCGAAAATGGCCGCTCAACTGGGTGTTAAGTTCGGTGTGATGGACGATAGCCCCGAGAAAGTCTTGGCGGACATCGACTATTTCAACAACTCCGGCAAACAAGCCCAACGCTTTGCTCAACGCGATACCGAAATCCAAGCCGCCAGTGGCGACCGGGACAAGGGTCAAGTGGAGAACGCCGACGACGCAGAAATTGCGTTTCAAGTCGACGAAAGCACTACGGACGACAAGGCATTGGCCACCCAATTGCTGAACGAGGCCCGCAACTACGCCGACAAAGGTCGGTATGACGCGGCCCGCGCCAAAGCAATGGAAGCCCAAAAGCTGGACGTCGCTTACGATCCGTTTGATGATGATCCCTCACAGGTTCTGAAATGGATTGCCAAAGCTGAAGCTGCAATCAGTACGCCGGCAGCCGTGAGCTTCGACGAAGAGAACGACAACAACCAATCGTTCACGCAGTCGGATAAATCGGGATTGGACTTGTTCAATGCCGGTGAAAGCGAACTGCGCAGCGGTAACCGTAGTCAGGCTTATCAGTACTTTCTGCAGGCTCACCATACCGGTGACCGCCTGAGCCCGCGGCGTGCACAACAACTGCAGGACTACCTGCAGGAATTGCGTCCGCGACGCGACAACAAATTGCGGCAAGTCCAATACCTCGCCGATGAGGGCGAGTTGGCCACCCCGCAAAGTGGTGACAACGGTGGTTCGTTGCTGCCTACGGTCGACAATGAACGAAAAGTCGCCTATTCAAAACTTCGCAATGATGTGATGAACGCTGACTTCCGGGCCGAACGCCTGAAAACGTCCGAACCCGAAAAAGCGTTGCAACTGTTGGGTGAAACCCTAACGAAGGTTGAGAATTCGGATCTGCCGCGTGATATGCTGCAGCCGATGATTCGCCGAATCAATCGGAAACGTGAAAGCATCAAATCGTATCAGGTGCAACACGCTCCCGTGATCGCCCAACAAAACCACAATGCGGAAGTCCGCAACGACATTAAGCGTGACGTAGAAATTGCCATCCGCATCGAACAAGACTTCGCCGATAAGGTGGACGAGTTCAATCAGTTGGTTAAGGAACAACGTTACGCCGAAGCGGAAGTCATCGCCAAACAAGCTAAAGAACTCAGCCCTGAGTCGCCCGAAGCTGAGGTGATGATCTTAAAGTCGAAATTCTTGCGAAACATCTCACGCAGCGAGGACATTCGTACTCGCAAGCAAGATGAATTTTTGAATGCATTGCAAGACGTTGACGAAGCTTCCATTCCCTTTACCGCTGACTATGCAATGCCGGCACCTAAGGAATGGTTGGAAATGACCGCACGTCGCAAAAAATTCGCCGGTGACAATCGTCGACGGACCGAAGCGGAAGAGCGGATCGAACGCAATCTGGAACGTCCCGTCTCGCTACACTTCGACAACGAGCCTCTCGCCAACGTCCTCAACCACCTCGGCAGCTTGGCCGACGTGAACTTGTGGATCGATGACGAGGGTCTGGAAGACGAAGGCGTGACGACAAACACCCCGGTGACGATCAACGTCGACGGCATCCAACTCAAGAGTGCCTTGAATTTGTTGCTGGAACACCGCCACTTGGGTTACATGATCAAGAACGAAGTGCTGCAGATCACCAGCGATATTCGCCGCCAAGGCGAAGTGATGGCGGTCACCTACAGCGTAGCGGACTTGGTTGTACCGATTCCGAATTTCGGAACTCCCTCCACAATGATGGGCCCTGCAGCCAGCACGAGTAATCCCGCCTTCAACGCCGGGTTAGACTACGATGGCTCAAGCCAAATGAATGTGAGCGGCGGTCAGAAATTCTTCGATGTACCTGCAGCCGGTGGACAAACGCCCTTCGGCGGGATTCCTGGATTGCCTGGCGCACGTACCCCCCAGCTCGGTGGTGGTTCGGGTGCGGACTTTGACTCTTTAATCGACTTGATTACGACGACGGTTTCTCCCGACACTTGGGAAGAAGTCGGCGGCCCGGGAACGATTAGCGAATTCGAAACGACCCTGAGTTTGGTCATTCGCCAAACCCAACAGGTTCACGAAGAAATTGCCGAGTTGCTGGACCAGTTGCGTCGTCTGCAAGACTTGCAAGTCACGATTGAAGTCCGGTTTGTCGCTGTATCGGACCGGTTCTTCGAACGGATCGGTATCGACTTCGACTTCGACGTGCAGGACAACGTCGGTGGACCGAACCCACCTATTGGTGGCTGGGGTACAACGACTCCTCCGAACGGCACCTATCCCAACGTGACACTGCAAAGTGGCGCGGCAGGTGGCACGACGGGTACGACCGGAACTACGGGTACCACGGGTACTGCGGGTACTGCGGGTACTGCGGGTACTGCGGGTACTGCGGGTACTGCGGGTGGTACAGCGGGTACAACCGGTGGCACGGCAGGCAGCACGGGATTCTTTAGTGATCCACCGCTGCGACAGTTGCCCGACTTGGACAACTATCCGAAGTACGGCTCGATCGTTGGTTACAGTAACGCCAATGGTGGTGCATTCTCACCTGACTTAGACGTTCCCTTCCGTCAAGGTTCGTTTGACATCGGTGTTCCGGACTTTGGAAACTTCCAAGCTGAAGCCGGTATCAACATGGGTATCGCGATCCTCAGCGACATTGAAACGTTCTTCTTCATCAATGCCGCAACGGGTGACGAGCGGAGCAATATTATGTTTGCCCCGAAAGTCACTTTATTCAACGGCCAAACGGCTACTGTGACTAGCCAAGTGCAACGTCCGTTCGTCACGAGTTTGATTCCGGTCGTCGGATTCTTCTCGGTCGGCTTCCAGCCGGTCATTCAGACGATCGCTGACGGTGTGCAGATGCAGGTCCAAGCGGTCATTTCCGCCGACCGTCGCTATGTGCGACTCACAGTGATTCCTCAGTTCTCGAATGTGACCGACGTCTTCACCTTCTCATTCGTCTCTGGTGGAGGTGGTGTTGCCGGTGGTGCTGGCGGTGCCGGTGGTGGTGCAGCCGGTGGAGTTGGCGGCGGTGGTATCGGTGGCGGTGGCGTCGGTGGTGCCGGTGGTGGTGTCGGCGGTGGTCTCGGCGGTGCCGGTGGCCTCGGTGGCGGTGGAGCTGCTGGCGGACTCGGCGGTGCCGGTGGCGTCGGTGGTGGAACCGGTGGTATTGGTGGTTCCGGTGGAACAGCCGGTACGACGGGTACTGCAGGAACATCTGGTGCGGCGGCGGGTGGATCGATTACGGTTCAACAACCGGTCGTCGAAATCGTCCAGGTCGTCACGACTGTGAGTGTGCCGGACGGTGGTACTGTTCTCCTGGGCGGCATTAAGCGGCTCCGGGAAGGACGGAACATGGCCGGTGTCCCGATCTTGAACAAGATTCCTTATATCAGTCGCTTGTTCAAGAACAGTGGTGTCGGACGTGAAACCGAAAGCCTGATGCTGATGGTCACACCGCGGATCATTATTCAGGAAGAAGAAGAAGAGTTGCTCGGCGTGCCGCTTTAA
- a CDS encoding peptidylprolyl isomerase → MKQTLTLVVALVITTGCNKIAKVDNPVAPEPPPRMSFDNRPARRTSKPAPQLAARDEMPLAHVADEIPAYEDLLLNEEGVTRVTNSQSGPASTNADRELGNATGTVVLVNGEPIFAEDVLLEFERRVAKTKQRMTAAQIEEAQPELRAARAEFLRRSLPMHVQSKLLSSALLKGLTEEQKGLLDQGLKQAFEDSLEKKKKELGISSRGELEVAMAQEGVTMQRMQQAFYENQMAQLYVSQNAGTPPKFSRRELFDYYQEHQEEYAVEGKVKWRQIKIGFKERGGETVARQDIAKIEQLLINGANFSELAEEHSDGPTALNGGMWDWTEKGSLVDENLESILFQIRPSTVSDVIKSGDSYHIVQVVERIDPGYVPFEDVHEKIKLELRQSQYQEAAAKLVDELKKTAVIEPKYDFGDTALLQ, encoded by the coding sequence ATGAAACAAACACTCACCCTCGTGGTTGCGTTGGTCATCACCACGGGTTGCAACAAGATTGCCAAGGTCGACAATCCAGTTGCCCCCGAGCCGCCGCCCCGCATGTCTTTCGATAACCGGCCAGCGAGGAGGACCTCCAAACCGGCCCCGCAGTTGGCAGCGCGCGATGAAATGCCGTTGGCCCATGTGGCGGATGAGATTCCCGCGTACGAAGACTTACTACTCAATGAAGAGGGTGTGACGCGCGTCACCAATTCACAAAGTGGCCCCGCATCGACGAATGCAGACCGCGAACTCGGCAACGCTACCGGAACCGTGGTGCTGGTCAACGGCGAACCGATCTTTGCCGAGGACGTCCTGCTGGAATTCGAGAGACGCGTCGCGAAAACTAAACAACGTATGACAGCTGCTCAAATTGAAGAAGCACAACCTGAACTTCGCGCCGCTCGCGCTGAATTTCTCCGTCGCAGTCTTCCCATGCACGTTCAGAGCAAGCTGTTGTCGTCGGCTTTGTTGAAGGGCCTGACTGAGGAACAAAAAGGGCTTTTGGATCAAGGCTTGAAACAGGCCTTCGAAGACAGCTTGGAAAAGAAGAAAAAGGAATTGGGAATCAGCAGTCGTGGTGAATTGGAAGTGGCCATGGCCCAAGAAGGTGTGACGATGCAGCGGATGCAACAGGCTTTTTACGAAAACCAAATGGCGCAGTTATACGTCTCGCAAAATGCCGGCACGCCACCGAAGTTCAGCCGTCGCGAACTGTTTGACTACTATCAAGAACACCAAGAGGAATACGCAGTCGAAGGTAAAGTCAAATGGCGGCAGATCAAAATCGGCTTTAAGGAACGCGGTGGAGAAACGGTCGCGCGCCAGGATATCGCCAAGATTGAACAGTTGCTCATCAACGGTGCCAATTTTTCAGAACTGGCCGAAGAGCACTCCGACGGACCGACGGCGCTCAACGGCGGCATGTGGGACTGGACCGAGAAGGGCAGTCTCGTGGATGAAAACCTGGAATCCATTCTGTTTCAAATCCGCCCCAGCACGGTCAGTGACGTGATCAAATCGGGTGACAGCTATCATATCGTACAAGTCGTTGAACGGATCGATCCGGGTTATGTGCCGTTCGAGGATGTGCATGAAAAAATCAAATTGGAATTGCGCCAAAGCCAATACCAAGAAGCGGCGGCCAAGCTTGTTGACGAACTCAAAAAGACAGCCGTGATCGAACCGAAATACGACTTCGGCGACACGGCATTATTGCAATAA